A window from Triticum aestivum cultivar Chinese Spring chromosome 6D, IWGSC CS RefSeq v2.1, whole genome shotgun sequence encodes these proteins:
- the LOC123144872 gene encoding cryptochrome-1, with protein sequence MGRSERTVVWFRRDLRIDDNPALAAAARDGAVLPVFIWCPAEEGRFYPGRCSRWWLKESLAHLARSLEALGCPLVLIRAQSTLAALLQCVDSIGATRVVYNHLYDPISLVRDDKIKNELLGLGISMQSFNGDLLYEPWEVYDENGLAFTTFNKYWEKCMKLPIEISPFLAPWRLVPVSGIENICSSSIDNLGLESSKDEESSNALLSRAWSPGWRNAEKTLEDFVSHGLLDYSKDRMKVTGTTTSLLSPYLHYGEVSVRKIYQLVRMQQIKWENEGKSGAGESVNLFLLSIGLREYSRYLCFNFPFTHERSLLGNLKHYPWRADEDRFKSWRQGMTGYPLVDAGMRELWATGWTHNRIRVIVSSFAVKFLLIPWTWGMKYFWDVLLDADIESDILGWQYISGCLPDGHELGRLDNPEVQGQKYDPDGEYVRTWIPELARMPGEWIHHPWDAPSSILEVAGVELGFNYPMPIVELHMARECLDDAISTMWQLDTAEKLAELDGEVVEDNLSHIKSFDVPKVVLKELSPSAPRCDQKVPTDNGRNLELQPKELKGTDKQTICVNVIKASKMEDSGSMANSPISRKRSSSGSVFNVPSYSSSVEVRSQNQHPGGYSVGSSGYIVQNAERNCVGKAEDDDSADSCTNTSRASKRPAA encoded by the exons ATGGGCCGGTCGGAGAGGACCGTTGTGTGGTTCAGGAGGGACCTCAGGATCGACGACAACCCGGCTTTGGCCGCCGCTGCCAGGGACGGCGCGGTGCTCCCTGTCTTCATATGGTGCCCGGCCGAGGAGGGGCGCTTCTACCCCGGCCGCTGCTCCCGGTGGTGGCTCAAGGAGTCGCTTGCGCACCTTGCCAGGTCGCTGGAGGCGCTCGGCTGCCCGCTCGTGCTGATCCGAGCTCAGAGCACTCTTGCCGCGCTTCTGCAGTGCGTTGATTCCATCGGCGCCACCAGAGTGGTCTATAATCATCTATACG ACCCTATTTCACTTGTGCGGGATGACAAAATCAAGAATGAGCTTTTGGGCCTTGGAATTTCTATGCAGAGTTTCAATGGTGATCTGCTATATGAGCCATGGGAAGTTTATGATGAGAATGGGCTTGCATTTACAACGTTCAATAAGTATTGGGAAAAGTGCATGAAATTGCCTATCGAGATATCACCATTTCTTGCCCCTTGGAGGTTGGTGCCTGTCTCAG GTATAGAAAACATTTGCAGTAGTTCAATTGATAACCTAGGTCTTGAATCAAGTAAGGATGAGGAATCAAGCAATGCTTTGCTAAGCAGGGCTTGGTCTCCTGGCTGGCGCAATGCGGAGAAGACACTTGAGGATTTCGTGTCTCATGGTCTCCTAGATTATTCAAAAGACAGAATGAAGGTTACCGGAACTACAACATCGTTATTGTCACCATATCTTCATTATGGTGAGGTGAGTGTAAGGAAAATCTATCAACTTGTCAGGATGCAACAGATCAAGTGGGAAAATGAGGGGAAATCCGGAGCTGGGGAGAGTGTTAACTTGTTCCTGCTGTCAATTGGTCTCCGAGAATATTCACGTTATTTGTGTTTCAACTTTCCATTCACACATGAAAGGTCGCTGCTGGGGAACTTGAAACACTACCCCTGGCGAGCAGACGAGGACCGGTTCAAGTCCTGGAGACAGGGAATGACAGGATACCCGTTAGTAGATGCTGGCATGAGGGAGCTATGGGCTACTGGCTGGACACATAATCGTATAAGAGTAATAGTTTCAAGTTTTGCTGTGAAATTTCTACTAATTCCGTGGACTTGGGGGATGAAGTACTTTTGGGATGTGCTGTTGGATGCTGATATAGAAAGTGATATTCTTGGCTGGCAGTACATATCTGGGTGTTTGCCTGATGGACACGAGCTTGGTCGTCTTGATAATCCAGAG GTTCAAGGTCAAAAGTATGACCCAGATGGTGAATACGTAAGAACTTGGATTCCAGAGCTAGCTAGAATGCCAGGGGAATGGATCCATCATCCGTGGGATGCACCGAGCTCTATACTAGAAGTTGCTGGTGTTGAGCTAGGCTTTAACTATCCTATGCCCATAGTAGAACTTCACATGGCTCGGGAGTGCTTAGATGATGCCATCTCCACGATGTGGCAATTGGATACAGCCGAAAAACTTGCAGAATTAGATGGTGAGGTTGTTGAAGACAACTTGAGCCATATCAAGAGTTTTGATGTCCCAAAAGTTGTTTTGAAGGAACTATCTCCAAGTGCTCCTCGCTGTGATCAAAAAGTGCCCACTGATAATGGCAGGAATCTTGAGTTACAGCCTAAGGAACTGAAGGGCACAGATAAACAGACCATTTGTGTTAATGTGATCAAGGCCTCAAAGATGGAAGACTCAGGCTCCATGGCAAACTCTCCGATATCAAGGAAAAGATCCAGCAGCGGGAGTGTGTTTAATGTCCCATCTTATTCATCTTCAGTCGAAGTGCGCTCACAGAATCAGCATCCTGGTGGTTATTCAGTTGGGTCGTCAGGATATATCGTGCAGAACGCAGAGAGGAACTGTGTTGGCAAG GCAGAAGATGATGACAGTGCCGATAGCTGTACAAACACCTCAAGAGCATCCAAGAGACCTGCCGCCTGA
- the LOC123144873 gene encoding pentatricopeptide repeat-containing protein At3g29230-like has product MANSQPSSWLAAVAANAAARPTILHRAHAALITSGHLSSCTFVNSLLRAARIPAACALLLRFLLLHRLPPDHLSLSFSLHSCTRSPCLPVASLLHSFAVRLGHARDVYVLNAAVSAYFRATDVASAERLFSYTKDVADVVTWTTMVTGHANAGDVARARWFFDAMPERNVVSWNTMLGAYASAGMLSKARKVFDIMPSRNAASWSSMVTGLVQSNQCEEALRVFSEMIGTGVVPNEAALVSAVSACSLLRSIEHGMWVHAYAKRELNGMSVILATAIVDMYGKCGGIHNAVRVFAAMPVKNIYSWNSMITGLAMNGREMQALSLFWKMQMAGVRPNDITFIGLLGACSHSGLVDEGRWLFNKMVNGFGIQPLQEHYGLMVDLLGRAGHVREAVDFVNSMPVEPHPGLWGALAGACKIHGEVELGEEIAKKLIELEPRHGSRYILLSNIYGASNRWDDMATVRRLLKERKIPKGTGNAMVGNDGQSMKSMLG; this is encoded by the coding sequence ATGGCGAACTCCCAGCCCTCCTCCTGGCTCGCCGCCGTGGCGGCCAATGCCGCCGCCAGACCAACCATCCTCCACCGCGCCCACGCCGCCCTCATCACCTCTGGGCACCTCTCCTCCTGCACCTTCGTTAACTCCCTCCTCCGCGCCGCTCGCATCCCCGCTGCCTGCGCCCTtctcctccgcttcctcctcctccaccgcctcccgcccgaccacctctccctctccttctccctccactCCTGCACCCGCTCCCCCTGCCTCCCCGTCGCGAGCCTCCTCCACTCGTTCGCCGTCAGGCTTGGCCATGCCCGCGACGTCTACGTCCTCAACGCTGCCGTCTCTGCCTACTTCAGGGCCACTGACGTCGCCTCCGCCGAGCGGCTCTTCTCCTACACAAAGGATGTCGCCGACGTTGTCACCTGGACGACCATGGTCACCGGGCATGCCAACGCCGGCGACGTTGCGCGTGCGAGGTGGTTCTTCGACGCCATGCCTGAGAGGAACGTGGTTTCCTGGAATACGATGCTGGGCGCGTACGCGTCCGCCGGGATGCTGTCCAAGGCGCGGAAGGTGTTCGATATAATGCCCAGCCGGAATGCTGCCTCGTGGAGCTCGATGGTTACCGGGCTCGTGCAGTCCAATCAGTGTGAGGAGGCGTTGAGGGTGTTCAGTGAAATGATCGGAACAGGTGTCGTGCCGAATGAGGCTGCACTGGTGAGCGCTGTCTCAGCGTGCTCGCTGCTGCGGTCAATAGAGCACGGCATGTGGGTACATGCGTATGCCAAGCGGGAGCTGAATGGGATGAGCGTCATCCTCGCCACAGCGATTGTTGACATGTATGGTAAATGTGGGGGTATCCATAATGCCGTCAGGGTGTTTGCTGCAATGCCAGTGAAAAACATCTACTCATGGAACTCGATGATTACTGGGCTCGCCATGAACGGCAGGGAAATGCAGGCCTTGTCACTCTTCTGGAAGATGCAGATGGCTGGTGTTCGACCTAATGATATAACCTTCATCGGGTTGCTGGGCGCTTGTAGCCACTCAGGTCTTGTCGATGAGGGCCGCTGGTTGTTCAACAAGATGGTTAATGGCTTTGGAATCCAGCCACTCCAAGAGCACTACGGCCTAATGGTTGATTTACTCGGTCGGGCGGGTCATGTTAGGGAGGCAGTGGATTTTGTCAACAGCATGCCGGTGGAGCCGCATCCGGGCTTGTGGGGTGCGCTTGCTGGCGCCTGCAAGATCCATGGtgaggtggagcttggtgaggagaTTGCCAAGAAGCTCATTGAACTGGAGCCCCGTCATGGTAGCCGGTACATCCTCCTGTCAAACATATATGGTGCATCAAACAGATGGGATGACATGGCCACAGTGCGCAGGCTCCTTAAGGAGCGCAAGATCCCCAAGGGCACTGGCAATGCCATGGTTGGTAATGATGGTCAGTCTATGAAATCCATGCTAGGTTAG